In one window of Massilibacterium senegalense DNA:
- a CDS encoding HAAS signaling domain-containing protein: protein MIYLNKNIFLKLLKSNLKYMSEKEKKDIVEEYFVHFVAGGNENKSEEEIAKELGNPEEIAKELNAVYAMNKVEENKSIKSMFTALVSIMGLSIANCIIAIVSLFTLLLCTPIILAYIIGVPIMILSPVILIVMGFVNGFNTIGVKEIFQVVKGLILGSLLAIFGYYIGKLFVRLFIKHLKWNISIFKGEKLI from the coding sequence ATGATATACTTGAACAAAAATATTTTTTTAAAATTGCTAAAAAGTAATTTGAAATATATGTCTGAAAAAGAAAAGAAAGATATTGTGGAAGAATATTTTGTGCATTTTGTTGCTGGGGGAAACGAGAATAAAAGTGAGGAGGAAATAGCTAAAGAGTTAGGAAACCCTGAAGAGATTGCCAAAGAGTTAAACGCTGTTTATGCTATGAATAAAGTAGAAGAAAATAAAAGCATAAAAAGTATGTTTACAGCACTTGTGTCAATAATGGGATTGAGTATAGCGAATTGCATCATTGCTATAGTGAGTTTATTTACGCTACTATTGTGTACACCAATTATATTAGCTTACATAATTGGCGTACCAATCATGATTTTATCTCCAGTTATCTTAATTGTAATGGGATTTGTTAATGGATTTAATACAATTGGAGTGAAGGAAATATTTCAGGTCGTAAAAGGTCTTATATTAGGTTCCCTTTTAGCGATATTTGGATATTATATTGGAAAATTGTTTGTTAGATTATTTATTAAACACTTGAAATGGAATATCTCTATTTTTAAGGGGGAGAAATTAATATGA
- a CDS encoding alpha/beta-type small acid-soluble spore protein has translation MTNNNNRNTNQLVVPGAQQAIDQMKYEIATEFGVQLGPDATSRANGSVGGEITKRLVQMAQQQMGGYSQQ, from the coding sequence ATGACAAACAACAACAACCGTAATACAAACCAATTAGTTGTACCTGGTGCACAACAAGCAATCGATCAAATGAAATATGAAATTGCTACAGAGTTTGGTGTACAACTTGGCCCAGATGCAACATCACGTGCCAATGGTTCTGTAGGTGGAGAAATTACAAAACGCCTAGTTCAAATGGCTCAACAACAAATGGGTGGTTACTCACAGCAATAA
- a CDS encoding M16 family metallopeptidase, with translation MMGEYCLNNGIEVVTKNQKERNIVSFGFWFNFGSMYESYGENGITHFLEHIVNNQKFVQYIEDNGGIVDCSTNKEYVSFNVTISSGDFVESFTRMSNDLFYLKFTNDLIKSEKEIIYEEISMYKSNYLEDDLDNITSCIYSKEDSVNCPIV, from the coding sequence ATGATGGGGGAATATTGCTTAAATAATGGAATTGAAGTGGTAACCAAAAATCAAAAAGAAAGAAACATAGTATCTTTTGGATTTTGGTTTAATTTTGGTTCTATGTATGAATCTTATGGTGAAAATGGGATTACACATTTTCTTGAACACATTGTAAATAATCAAAAATTTGTTCAATATATAGAAGATAATGGTGGTATTGTAGATTGTTCAACAAATAAAGAGTACGTCAGTTTTAATGTTACTATAAGTTCAGGTGATTTTGTTGAATCTTTTACTAGGATGTCTAATGATTTGTTCTATCTTAAGTTTACTAATGATTTAATTAAATCTGAGAAGGAAATAATATATGAAGAAATTAGTATGTATAAATCAAATTATTTAGAAGATGATTTGGATAACATAACAAGCTGTATTTACAGTAAGGAAGATTCTGTCAATTGCCCTATTGTATAG
- a CDS encoding ABC transporter ATP-binding protein, with the protein MLEINMKNISKNFGGNLIIKNVSFSVKKGEVVGFLGPNGAGKTTIIKMLMNQLLPTKGVIEIFGKKILNDNADYPAIMNQIGYVPDTPILYEGLTSREMLSFVGRLYKMDARTIHESTNELITLLKMEEFQHKLIRNLSLGMKKKVSIACALIHSPRLLILDELTNGLDPRVAREVKNLIHQLNVEKNVTCLITSHILDVIEELSDYIIIINKGELVASGTINELKLQYGIKSDGNLEDIFIIATD; encoded by the coding sequence TTGTTAGAAATAAATATGAAGAATATTTCTAAAAATTTCGGGGGGAATTTAATAATTAAGAATGTTAGTTTTTCTGTGAAAAAAGGTGAAGTTGTTGGCTTTTTAGGACCAAATGGTGCTGGAAAAACTACTATAATTAAAATGTTAATGAATCAATTGTTGCCAACCAAAGGTGTGATTGAAATTTTTGGTAAAAAAATATTAAATGATAATGCTGACTATCCTGCTATTATGAATCAAATCGGTTATGTTCCAGACACACCAATATTGTATGAAGGGCTTACATCAAGAGAGATGCTTAGTTTTGTTGGAAGGTTATACAAAATGGATGCTCGTACTATTCATGAGAGTACTAATGAGCTAATTACTTTATTGAAAATGGAAGAATTTCAACATAAGCTGATTAGAAATCTATCCCTCGGAATGAAAAAAAAGGTATCCATTGCTTGTGCTCTTATTCATTCTCCACGTTTACTTATTTTAGATGAATTAACTAACGGATTAGATCCTAGAGTGGCTAGAGAAGTTAAGAATTTAATTCATCAGCTAAATGTAGAAAAAAATGTGACATGCTTGATTACAAGTCATATTTTGGATGTTATAGAGGAATTATCTGATTATATAATTATTATAAATAAAGGAGAACTTGTTGCTTCAGGTACTATTAATGAATTAAAACTACAATATGGAATCAAAAGTGATGGGAATTTGGAAGATATTTTCATCATAGCAACTGATTAA
- a CDS encoding GDYXXLXY domain-containing protein — protein MKKIGFAIFVLMNLLILGSFSIFNSWMEQNGKEITLATRPIDPKDLFYGEYVYLSYEIEQVPFSKYKGIPLKFGDAICAELEQHGDQYEVKKITRKCPKSVDGTNVVLKGRYKGEIYNENGKNDMFLDYGIHRYYVKEGDAKQFEAGEKEIQFATILVAPSGRAKVVSIHQ, from the coding sequence ATGAAAAAAATAGGATTTGCTATCTTTGTTTTGATGAACTTGTTGATTTTAGGCAGTTTCTCTATCTTTAATAGTTGGATGGAGCAGAATGGAAAAGAAATTACATTAGCAACACGACCAATCGACCCAAAAGATTTGTTTTACGGGGAGTATGTGTATCTTTCCTATGAAATAGAACAAGTGCCGTTCAGCAAATATAAAGGCATTCCATTAAAATTTGGAGATGCTATTTGTGCAGAACTCGAACAACATGGTGACCAGTATGAGGTAAAGAAAATAACGCGGAAATGTCCAAAATCAGTAGATGGAACGAATGTTGTGCTAAAAGGAAGATACAAGGGTGAGATATATAACGAGAATGGTAAAAATGATATGTTTTTAGATTATGGGATTCATCGGTATTATGTAAAAGAAGGGGATGCGAAACAATTTGAAGCTGGAGAAAAAGAAATTCAGTTTGCGACCATTTTAGTTGCACCTTCAGGTCGAGCAAAAGTTGTTTCTATCCATCAGTAG
- a CDS encoding YhzD family protein, giving the protein MPQFYVTAYSKKGEVLINEMFEAENEKAATEIGQQKLVSQNLSEGTSRIVTSYGRLIGFHR; this is encoded by the coding sequence ATGCCACAATTTTATGTCACTGCTTATAGTAAAAAAGGGGAAGTACTAATCAACGAAATGTTTGAAGCAGAAAACGAAAAAGCTGCAACAGAAATTGGTCAACAAAAATTAGTTTCCCAAAATTTATCGGAAGGAACAAGTAGAATCGTTACTTCTTACGGTCGATTAATCGGTTTTCATCGTTAA
- a CDS encoding coproporphyrinogen III oxidase: protein MKIKVAGISDNSYLRSIQHIIALFYEGPEWVEQGFDICVTFECITQRNELLARVTLETKDETFQEEKREAIKDTESIARLEKYAYRYVVLKVFERMTGVIQGWGVLTGIRPMKLYHNRWKEQKTEQEIKQQLKKDFAIQEEKVTLMSEIAKRQLEAIPDLYNLKQAVSLYIGIPFCPTKCAYCTFPAYAIGGKQGSVNGFLSGLHYEIKEIGKTLKQLHIPVTTIYFGGGTPTSITAEEMDALYEEMYRSIPMEHVREITVEAGRPDTITEDKLRILKKWKIDRISINPQSYTEETLKAIGRHHTVEETIEKYWVAREFGMTNINMDLIIGLPNETIATFAHSLQETEKLKPESVTVHTLSFKRASTMTKNREKYEVASREEVQEMMKLAEQWMKEHTYYPYYVYRQKNILGNLENVGYSLKGKESLYNILIMEEQQSIIGLGCGAASKYVHPVTRKITRFANAKEPKAYNEKFEYYTHEKMKHLHELFASI, encoded by the coding sequence ATGAAAATAAAAGTAGCTGGTATATCTGACAATAGCTATTTACGATCCATACAGCATATTATTGCTCTCTTTTATGAAGGACCGGAATGGGTAGAGCAAGGCTTTGATATATGCGTAACATTTGAATGCATCACACAAAGAAATGAATTGCTTGCTCGGGTTACACTTGAGACAAAAGACGAGACGTTTCAAGAAGAAAAACGGGAAGCCATTAAAGACACAGAGAGTATAGCGCGATTGGAAAAATACGCGTATCGATACGTTGTGTTAAAAGTGTTTGAACGGATGACGGGGGTTATTCAAGGTTGGGGGGTGTTAACAGGTATTCGACCGATGAAATTGTATCATAATCGTTGGAAAGAGCAGAAAACGGAACAAGAAATTAAGCAACAATTAAAAAAAGACTTTGCCATTCAAGAAGAAAAGGTCACGTTAATGAGTGAGATTGCCAAACGGCAATTAGAAGCCATTCCTGATTTATATAATTTGAAACAAGCGGTTAGTTTGTATATCGGGATTCCTTTTTGTCCAACAAAATGTGCCTATTGTACGTTTCCTGCATATGCAATAGGCGGGAAACAAGGAAGTGTCAACGGTTTCTTATCTGGTTTACATTATGAAATAAAGGAAATTGGAAAAACATTAAAACAATTACACATACCAGTGACGACTATTTACTTTGGTGGTGGTACACCAACAAGCATTACAGCAGAAGAGATGGATGCGTTGTATGAAGAAATGTATCGATCGATTCCGATGGAACATGTGCGGGAAATTACTGTAGAGGCAGGAAGACCGGATACGATTACCGAAGATAAATTAAGGATTTTAAAAAAGTGGAAAATCGATCGTATTAGCATTAACCCACAATCGTATACAGAAGAAACGTTAAAAGCAATTGGGCGCCATCATACAGTAGAAGAAACGATTGAAAAATATTGGGTAGCACGAGAATTTGGAATGACGAATATTAACATGGATTTAATTATTGGTTTACCAAACGAAACGATTGCTACTTTTGCTCATTCTTTACAAGAGACTGAAAAATTAAAACCTGAGTCTGTGACGGTTCATACGTTATCTTTTAAACGAGCATCTACGATGACAAAAAATAGAGAAAAATATGAAGTGGCAAGTAGAGAAGAAGTACAAGAGATGATGAAGTTAGCAGAACAGTGGATGAAGGAACATACGTATTATCCGTATTACGTATATCGACAAAAAAATATATTAGGGAACTTAGAAAATGTCGGATATAGTTTAAAAGGGAAAGAAAGCCTTTATAATATTCTCATTATGGAAGAACAACAATCAATTATTGGACTAGGATGCGGCGCAGCTAGTAAGTATGTTCATCCCGTTACCAGAAAAATTACCAGGTTTGCAAACGCAAAAGAACCGAAAGCATACAATGAAAAATTTGAATATTATACACATGAGAAAATGAAACATTTACATGAACTATTTGCATCCATATAA
- a CDS encoding metal-sensitive transcriptional regulator encodes MEYQQDVKNRLKRIEGQVRGVLRMMEEEKDCKDVITQLSAVRSAVDRAIGYIVARNLESCIIQSQDTGEDTEKVIQEAVQMIVKSR; translated from the coding sequence ATGGAATACCAACAAGATGTGAAAAATCGCTTAAAACGAATTGAGGGTCAAGTTCGTGGTGTTTTGCGTATGATGGAAGAAGAAAAAGATTGTAAAGATGTCATCACACAATTGTCAGCTGTTCGTTCAGCAGTTGATCGTGCGATTGGATATATTGTTGCAAGAAATCTTGAGTCGTGTATTATTCAATCACAAGACACTGGAGAAGATACAGAAAAAGTGATTCAAGAAGCAGTGCAAATGATTGTAAAAAGTCGTTAA
- a CDS encoding NDxxF motif lipoprotein codes for MRRIFYSFLIIFILSACSQEENIDTTEDENPLTKNPEIPRTIFTSEKNNSLIDKEEMKLSIKVYLDSDEELDNASYPFEETIDEGQELNKSELEKFNRINNLVKENDENFSNYILNNTLPEGYQEESERISRYITASNEYLHELNEILDYKVDNISEGGFSEIDIESIIDKSGVVNGKEQKKIEEFLDKENIKTEAFGREH; via the coding sequence ATGAGAAGAATCTTTTATAGCTTTTTAATTATTTTTATCTTGAGTGCATGCTCCCAGGAAGAAAATATTGATACTACAGAAGATGAAAATCCTCTAACAAAGAACCCGGAAATTCCCAGAACTATTTTTACCTCCGAAAAAAACAATAGTTTAATTGACAAAGAAGAAATGAAACTAAGTATAAAAGTATATCTAGATAGTGATGAAGAATTAGATAATGCTAGTTATCCGTTTGAGGAAACTATAGATGAAGGTCAGGAATTAAATAAAAGTGAACTAGAGAAATTTAACAGAATTAACAATCTTGTAAAAGAAAATGATGAAAATTTCTCTAATTATATCTTAAATAATACCTTGCCTGAAGGTTATCAAGAAGAATCTGAAAGAATTAGTCGTTATATTACAGCTTCAAATGAGTATCTTCATGAATTAAATGAAATACTCGATTATAAAGTAGATAACATAAGTGAAGGAGGTTTTTCTGAAATAGATATTGAATCAATAATTGATAAAAGTGGTGTAGTTAATGGAAAGGAACAGAAAAAAATAGAAGAATTCCTTGATAAGGAGAATATTAAAACAGAGGCATTTGGACGGGAGCATTAG
- a CDS encoding YlbF family regulator — translation MSNVYDSAYQLEKAIRESQDFLELQKCMDELQADEEAMKQFDLFRSVSTSIQQKQMIGETISEDEMKKAEEHMARAQQNEKIQKLMAQEQRLSMMIGEINQIIFRPLEELYRPK, via the coding sequence ATGAGTAACGTATATGATTCAGCTTATCAATTAGAAAAGGCTATTCGCGAAAGCCAAGATTTTTTGGAATTACAAAAATGTATGGATGAGTTACAAGCAGATGAAGAAGCGATGAAACAGTTTGATTTATTCCGTTCTGTATCAACATCTATTCAACAAAAACAGATGATTGGTGAAACTATTTCAGAAGACGAAATGAAAAAAGCAGAAGAACATATGGCTCGAGCACAACAAAATGAAAAAATTCAAAAATTAATGGCCCAAGAACAACGATTAAGTATGATGATTGGCGAAATTAATCAAATTATTTTTCGCCCACTAGAAGAGCTGTATCGACCAAAGTAG
- a CDS encoding TrkH family potassium uptake protein, producing the protein MEKTSNKLRLLQLSSVQLIVLLYIIVMLISSLLLMMPFSLKEGVKITFIDALFVAVSAVSVTGLTTVSIADTFSVPGVLILAGQLQIGGIGIMTLSTFIWLLAGKKIGLKERQLIMTDQNRLSLSGMVLLMKDILLLILWIEFFGMIFLWFRYFFYFDSAIEALYHAFFASVSATTNAGFDITGSSLIPFSNDYYVQTVTMILIVLGAIGFPVLVEVKEYIRKGRKQPVYHFSLFTKLTTSVFFILMIVGAIFIYLFERRHFLSGMSWHESFMYSMFQSVTSRSAGLVTVDISQFTDASQLWMSVLMFIGASPSSVGGGIRTTTFAIIILTVFMFARGRSTIQIFRREIMREDIIRAFVVASVGGMIVITSIIALLILENHPLAALIFEACSAFGTNGASTGITAELSIISKIILMLLMFIGRIGILSLLFIIRGRGKQNLYHLPKERVIIG; encoded by the coding sequence ATGGAAAAGACGTCAAATAAATTACGTTTATTACAATTATCATCCGTTCAGTTAATCGTATTATTGTACATTATTGTAATGCTTATTTCATCTTTGTTACTAATGATGCCTTTTTCGTTAAAAGAAGGAGTAAAAATTACGTTTATTGATGCGTTATTTGTTGCAGTAAGCGCGGTAAGTGTAACAGGTCTTACAACAGTATCCATCGCGGACACATTTAGTGTTCCTGGTGTACTTATTTTAGCGGGGCAACTTCAAATTGGTGGCATTGGCATTATGACGTTAAGTACATTTATATGGTTATTAGCGGGAAAAAAAATAGGGTTAAAAGAACGCCAATTAATTATGACAGACCAAAACCGATTATCGTTGTCGGGGATGGTATTATTAATGAAAGATATTTTATTGTTAATTTTATGGATTGAATTTTTTGGGATGATTTTTTTATGGTTCCGTTATTTCTTTTATTTTGATTCTGCCATAGAAGCACTTTATCATGCCTTTTTTGCTTCTGTCAGTGCAACGACAAATGCAGGATTTGATATTACAGGATCTTCTTTGATTCCGTTTTCCAATGATTATTACGTACAAACGGTAACGATGATTTTAATTGTCCTTGGAGCAATCGGATTTCCTGTATTAGTCGAAGTGAAAGAGTACATACGAAAAGGACGCAAGCAACCAGTATATCATTTTTCATTATTTACAAAATTAACGACATCTGTCTTTTTTATTTTAATGATAGTAGGGGCTATTTTTATTTACTTGTTTGAACGTCGACACTTTTTAAGTGGTATGTCATGGCATGAATCGTTTATGTATTCCATGTTCCAATCGGTCACAAGTCGAAGTGCAGGCTTAGTAACGGTCGATATTTCTCAATTTACTGATGCATCTCAATTATGGATGAGTGTATTAATGTTTATTGGCGCTTCGCCTAGTAGCGTAGGTGGTGGGATACGAACAACGACATTTGCGATTATTATTTTAACCGTTTTTATGTTCGCTAGAGGGCGCTCAACTATTCAAATTTTTAGACGAGAAATTATGCGGGAAGATATTATTCGAGCATTTGTAGTAGCTAGCGTTGGCGGAATGATTGTCATTACTTCTATCATAGCGTTACTTATTTTGGAAAATCATCCATTGGCAGCTTTAATTTTTGAAGCATGCTCTGCTTTTGGAACTAATGGTGCCTCTACTGGCATTACTGCTGAATTGTCGATCATTTCTAAAATTATTTTAATGCTTTTAATGTTTATTGGTCGAATCGGTATTCTTTCGTTACTTTTTATTATTCGAGGAAGAGGAAAACAAAATTTATATCACTTACCGAAAGAACGAGTTATTATCGGATAA
- a CDS encoding IS3 family transposase, translating into MEQINAIHKESKRRYGVPKIFAQLQKRGCQGSFKRVQRLMKKSIHSK; encoded by the coding sequence TTGGAGCAAATTAATGCTATTCACAAGGAAAGTAAGAGGCGATATGGCGTACCCAAAATCTTTGCCCAATTACAGAAAAGGGGGTGTCAAGGAAGCTTTAAAAGGGTTCAACGTCTAATGAAAAAAAGCATTCATTCAAAATGA
- a CDS encoding DUF445 domain-containing protein, whose protein sequence is MTIVLTIAMMAIIGAIIGGVTNSIAIKMLFRPYRPIYIGKVRLPFTPGLIPKRHKDVAYQLGRMVVNHLLTPEGIAKKLHSDEFKQPIITFFQKQAKEIIHSKQTVRMLSERWMKQDNIEHWIKEKINTYIEQTYRHKMDEIREKKIQDIMPDKLLVKGERYIETVTLHLLKSSSDFFQSEEGKARLTVMVDQFFDSRGGMLGMLGKFMDIDSMTDKVQREIVQLLHQEDTKQVIERLLQREYDKLLEKNVSVIEDGIGRKKIIAFLQKQLISQLPIQQWLNKTVEELFQPYEHTIIEEYVPNMAEKAIEKMSNRLPELLEHLHLADVVRDEVLSFPIERLEGMILEISRREFKMITYLGALLGGLIGIVQGIIALFL, encoded by the coding sequence ATGACAATTGTTTTAACGATTGCAATGATGGCGATCATAGGGGCAATCATCGGTGGTGTGACAAACTCTATTGCGATTAAAATGTTATTTCGTCCGTATCGTCCCATCTATATTGGAAAAGTACGCTTGCCTTTTACACCTGGTTTAATTCCTAAACGGCATAAAGATGTAGCGTATCAGCTAGGACGAATGGTTGTCAATCATTTATTAACACCAGAAGGAATTGCGAAAAAATTACATAGCGATGAATTTAAACAGCCGATTATCACATTTTTTCAAAAACAAGCAAAAGAAATCATTCACTCCAAACAAACAGTTCGAATGTTAAGTGAACGTTGGATGAAACAAGATAATATAGAACATTGGATAAAGGAAAAAATAAATACTTATATTGAGCAAACGTATCGTCACAAAATGGATGAAATAAGAGAAAAGAAAATCCAAGATATAATGCCAGATAAATTGCTCGTAAAAGGCGAACGATATATCGAAACAGTTACGCTTCATTTGTTAAAAAGTAGTAGTGATTTTTTTCAAAGTGAAGAAGGAAAAGCACGTTTAACCGTAATGGTCGATCAATTTTTTGATTCACGTGGCGGCATGCTAGGCATGTTAGGGAAGTTTATGGACATAGATTCCATGACAGACAAGGTGCAAAGAGAAATCGTGCAACTTTTACATCAAGAAGATACAAAACAAGTGATTGAACGATTATTACAGCGAGAATATGATAAACTGTTAGAGAAAAACGTTTCGGTAATAGAAGATGGTATTGGCAGGAAAAAAATCATTGCTTTTTTACAAAAACAACTAATAAGTCAATTACCAATTCAACAATGGTTAAATAAAACGGTAGAGGAACTTTTTCAACCATATGAACATACAATCATTGAGGAGTATGTACCGAACATGGCAGAAAAAGCAATTGAAAAAATGTCGAACCGTTTACCAGAACTTCTAGAACATCTTCATTTAGCTGATGTTGTACGTGATGAAGTATTATCGTTCCCAATAGAGCGATTAGAAGGTATGATTTTAGAAATTTCACGACGTGAATTTAAAATGATTACGTACTTAGGTGCATTACTAGGTGGCTTGATTGGCATCGTCCAAGGGATTATTGCATTATTTTTATAA
- a CDS encoding DUF2157 domain-containing protein, with protein MKKKWIETESNHWVEKEIITEAQRKEILAQYEEQSTPFFLPILASILIGVGILTLVASNWRDFDNMVRLTILMVTMVSFYGAGYMVYERNKQILGSGLIGLGYITLGAGIFLTGQMYQLQAYNANIFVIWAIMGLLLMLFYKDFFFYLLTFSVITAGQLYSLANFSDFNLYLYLLVLLGLGHFTYHRPKYMSNVLFSLTVIWMSAAFILKNEWSIICIYVVLLLFGLLALFIQNKLLQIGIRYVTLLAAVFFTILMVFEAFEQSGDRFFLGAIISWVLVIGLYAFFIYTKKSNTWEDILLFIPYMLIPTFGDITALIVLFVYSIIMLLKGYKTEEKEKVNIGIFLFLLSVTIGYWWVAWTFLSKAMFFFIGGLMLFILSFLLEHKKRQTFRKNEKGAR; from the coding sequence ATGAAGAAAAAATGGATAGAGACAGAATCGAACCATTGGGTAGAAAAAGAAATTATTACGGAAGCACAACGAAAAGAAATTTTAGCACAATATGAAGAACAATCTACCCCATTTTTTTTACCGATTTTGGCTAGTATTTTAATTGGCGTAGGTATTTTAACATTAGTTGCTTCTAATTGGCGTGATTTTGATAACATGGTTCGTTTAACAATTTTAATGGTTACAATGGTGTCCTTTTATGGTGCAGGATATATGGTTTATGAACGAAACAAACAAATACTTGGAAGCGGATTGATTGGTCTCGGATATATTACACTTGGAGCAGGAATTTTTTTAACAGGACAAATGTATCAACTGCAAGCATACAATGCGAATATTTTTGTTATTTGGGCAATCATGGGGCTTCTTTTAATGCTCTTTTATAAAGATTTTTTCTTTTATTTGTTAACATTTAGTGTTATTACAGCAGGACAATTATATAGTTTAGCTAATTTTTCTGATTTTAACCTTTATTTATATTTACTCGTATTATTGGGGTTAGGTCATTTTACGTATCATCGACCAAAATATATGTCTAATGTTCTTTTTTCATTAACGGTCATTTGGATGTCCGCTGCTTTCATTTTAAAAAATGAATGGAGTATTATTTGTATTTATGTCGTTTTACTTTTATTTGGATTGCTTGCTTTATTTATACAAAACAAGCTTTTGCAAATTGGAATTCGTTATGTTACGTTGTTAGCTGCTGTTTTCTTTACAATCTTAATGGTATTTGAAGCATTTGAACAAAGTGGTGACCGATTTTTCCTTGGAGCGATAATCAGTTGGGTGCTTGTTATCGGATTGTATGCCTTTTTCATCTATACGAAAAAAAGCAATACGTGGGAAGATATTTTATTGTTCATCCCGTATATGTTGATTCCTACTTTCGGGGATATCACGGCATTAATTGTCCTATTTGTGTATTCCATTATTATGTTATTAAAAGGATACAAAACAGAAGAAAAAGAAAAGGTGAATATCGGGATTTTTCTTTTTTTACTTAGTGTAACAATCGGATATTGGTGGGTAGCTTGGACGTTTTTATCAAAAGCAATGTTTTTCTTTATAGGTGGATTAATGTTGTTTATCCTAAGTTTCTTACTAGAACATAAAAAGCGTCAAACATTTCGAAAAAACGAAAAGGGGGCGCGATAA